The nucleotide window TGCTCACTGCCTTCCACAGATGTGCAACTACTTGATCCTTGTGGCCACGTCTGGGGACACAGGAAGTGCAGTTCTTAGTGGGTTCAGCAACCTCAGAGAAAGTGACAGGCAGCGCAttggtgtgttggtgtttttCCCTGAGCGAGGTGTTAGTGCCATACAGAAACTGCAGATGACTGGTTTTAAGGGAAGCAACACCAGGTCTGTTAGTGTCTTCTCAGACTTTGACTTTTGCCAGAGGGCCATCAAGGGCATATTCTGTGATTTGAGACTCACTGGCTACTTTGCAGTAGAATACGCTACTGTTCTTAGCACGGCTAACTCCATCAACTGGGCGAGGCTACTTCCGCAGGTGGTCTACCACTCCTCTGCATACCTGGACCTCCTCAGAGATGGCGTGGTGAAATTTGGGCAGCCCATCGATGTGTCCATCCCGACTGGAAACTTTGGAAACACCATGTCTGCCATTTACGCTAAACAAATGGGTGTCCCAATAAGAAACATAATTTGTGCCTCTAATCACAACTGCATAGTTTCAGATTTTATCTCGACTGGTCAGTACGATCTCCGAGGCAGGAAACTTAAACTATCAAATTCCCCTTCTATTGACATTCTGAAGTCTTCAAATCTCGAACGGTTTCTGTATCATGCATCTGGTCGGGATGGTAAACTTGTCCAGGACTTGTTTGAACGCCTTGAGAAAGATCAACACTTCACCGTGTCGGAGGAGCTATTACAGAGCGTTCGGCAGGATGTGGAGGCAGGGTGGTGCTCCGAGGATGACTGCCTGAATACTATTCAGGAGGTGCACTCCAAAACAGGATACATCATGGACACTCATACCGCCGTAGCTAAATCGGTGGCTGACCGGCTGCATGATAAGATGTGCCCAGTTGTTCTGTGTTCCACTGCACATTTCGGGAAATTTGCTCCTGCCGTTCTTAAAGCCCTACGCTGTCCCGATGTCCCTCGTGACCCTCTGGAGCAGTTGGATGCCCTGTGTGCTATTGCAGGCCAAGAGCTAATGCATAAAACTCTGTATGAGAGTGTGAGACACGAGGCAAATGCTCCACATACAGTGTGTCCGCCTGATTTCAGTGTTTTAACAGATGAGGTGGAATCTATGATACATGACTCATTTCTGAAGCTCAGGTAGGTCAGGGCTTAATCCGGGCTGGAAGCAGGAAGTAAGGAGCTGCAGTGGCATCTAATGGCAACCTTTGGATCGGCAGATTTCTAAAGTCAGTATCTTGCACAAAAAACCCTATTGAACCCCAATCAACTTGACGCATCTGCACACATATAAACATGGCCAGAAATGCCTTTAAACGTAGTGTTTAAATAGGGGTGGAGTCAAAGAGGAGACTGGGTAAAGAAAccaataaagaaatgaaacatttcaTAGTAAAAAACTGACCTGTAATTACTTTATAATAACTTTATAATAACCTGTGTCgccaacaacaacaatcacTGACCAGCTGAACTCACATGGATTTGATGGATTTATTTTCTcatcaattattaaaataagcTTAGTTTaacaatatactatataatataccatTAAGGACacatgtattgggacacccaaatttcccagccatatttggttttTCCTTGTTGTATACCATCAATTGCTGGAGCAAATTCAGATGTACAATTTACAATTGTGCCCTAgtccagatccatgaagatctgctttacatgggttggagtggaagatctcctgctacagaactccaaccctattaaacacctttgggatgaatgtgaatgttgactGAACCTTCAGGCTTTCTCACCTTACcttcatcactacctgactttactaacaccattgtttCTGAATGAcctaaaatctccacaaaatcccaGAATGAATAAATGTGGAGTTcacaaaaagaagcacaaaccaatcctatggtcaggtgtccacaaatataTCAACTGGGAAATTCCTCACTATCCAACTATCTATTAGAGCTGCTGAAGATCCTCCTATACGTGAAAATATTTGCACCTGTATCTCCTGAACATGCTTCCTAGATGGCAGTGTTGCTTTTCTTTAAATTCTggcacatgcatttttttagcAGTTCCATAGAAGAACCACCAGAACCTTCAACCAGTTTGCGGGGTCTGGCCCTGGGGGTGTGGGTTTGTTGTTGGGGGTGTATcagtttgcactgtttgcaaaTTAAGATAGCGGTTCTTTATTGTGCATTTTGCCCTTAAAGGACCGCTATCTTAATTTGCATAAACTGGTCCAAGATTGGAGACTCCAGGTCTAAAGAACTGTTTATAATTGTTcaattaaaaccattaaaatcaCTTTGTTGCGTTTGTTTCAAACATCGTTCCTGAGCAAAACTACAATATATGatcatataatatttacataattgTACATATACAGAATTTGGctgaaagtattgggacacctgtctatATGTGGTTGGTTTCAAACTGTTAGTTGTTAGTAAGTTGAAAGCACACAAGTGAATAAGATTTGAATAGATTTTTCcatcacttgaaccaggagacccaaacccctgtgcacaaagccagcaccatgaagatatgctttacatggtttggaggaagatctcctgctatagagctccaaccctcctcacctacatcagtacctgactaatGTGACTTTGTGCCTAAATAATCTCCAAAAGAACCCTCTAAAATCTAGCTAAACTTCTTATCAGAAGAGTGGGGGACAAATTGAActtacagcaaatgggaactagtTCTGGAATAGGATATTCAAGAAGAAATCAactcttatgctcaggtgtccataaacttttatccatatagtgtatgaggACAATTTAGAAATCTGCACTATTAAgatttgaaatgtaatgtacataaagtttACGTCCAGAGGGCATGTAGAGACAGAGAAGGTACCACAGACTTCAGGGAGGTCTGGGATATAAGTTTgtccaccacaccaccatcagcaAACCTGATGAAAACATTCCAGTTCACAAAAACACTATGAATTCATCCTCACGGCCCGGGAAAACAAGGAAGACGATTATCTTCATCACTTTTGTGtcataaaatattcataaaaacaattattcaaGCGGTTCATGGAGAATGCTGAATATGGAGCTGGTGATTTAATTAACATTAGATGAGCTCATTAATACCCCGCATCAGAGATACACATATATTAGTTTTAATGCTTGAATATTCATGTAACtacagtattttataataagttagtattttataataaattataacgAACTTCGTGGTCTACTTAGTTTTATATACGCCTGTGGGCGTAGAAatggtttttgaacatctcattccacatttatttataaatttgctTATAAATCTGTAAAAGAGAATGTGATTGGACCGTgctattaaaagaaaacatgtctCACTGTCTTGCATGTTATTTTCACTGTAAAGTGATGCCTCGGTACAAAGGTGGTCGCATTTTGCTTATTTCGATTTGTttggtatattttattgtttattcgaTAGTATTTATAGAaattacatcattaggagatttGCATAGTCAATATCGAACACAGCAACAACTTATGAACAAATTCATGCTACGAACATAACTCGTTCGTAAAGTGGGGAGCGCCTGTATATAATCTTTGCAATATAGATTTAGCAATTACTACATTTATCTTAAAAACTTTGTCTCAATCTTCTCGACTTACGAATGATCGACTTACAAACACTTTTCCGGTcgctatttacatttacatttgcggcatttagcagatgc belongs to Silurus meridionalis isolate SWU-2019-XX chromosome 4, ASM1480568v1, whole genome shotgun sequence and includes:
- the LOC124384331 gene encoding threonine synthase-like 1; amino-acid sequence: MMTRHSFHLLSKIDKLIFHRISSSSARSSLSMITSCLCTKTLQERNVLLMGPPGAGKTSVGRILSHRLGKPVIDIDDDVLEKAWGMTVAEKLKQVGGERFIDEEGQAVCNFSASGCVISLTGSNPLHSDTMRHLKRSGIALYLDVDTEDIVERLNKMKVNRIVGQCSGVSMRKILEYRKQFYEKWLDARVFCGRGDTLEDIAEKVVRVLDRYQDTESETYISTRNHRHASNSDVKFFSDVAVEGLAPCGGLYVPNKGFPKLETSEWIRLADMSYPERASVILEKCIHPLDIAPSELRSMVKRAYGQNFAAKSVAPVKHLAENQYILELFHGPTASFKDLSLQLMPQLFAHCLPQMCNYLILVATSGDTGSAVLSGFSNLRESDRQRIGVLVFFPERGVSAIQKLQMTGFKGSNTRSVSVFSDFDFCQRAIKGIFCDLRLTGYFAVEYATVLSTANSINWARLLPQVVYHSSAYLDLLRDGVVKFGQPIDVSIPTGNFGNTMSAIYAKQMGVPIRNIICASNHNCIVSDFISTGQYDLRGRKLKLSNSPSIDILKSSNLERFLYHASGRDGKLVQDLFERLEKDQHFTVSEELLQSVRQDVEAGWCSEDDCLNTIQEVHSKTGYIMDTHTAVAKSVADRLHDKMCPVVLCSTAHFGKFAPAVLKALRCPDVPRDPLEQLDALCAIAGQELMHKTLYESVRHEANAPHTVCPPDFSVLTDEVESMIHDSFLKLR